A single genomic interval of Sphingobium sp. EM0848 harbors:
- a CDS encoding DUF6285 domain-containing protein, translating to MLDDPRPEELLVAIARLLREDVVPKLSGATAFQARVAANALDLIMRQIAGEATIDAEENVRLAALLGQDGTTADLNRLLAARLREGVVEAALPGLMDHLWETTLAKIAVDQPGYASIAQARAIRAARQQERKAP from the coding sequence ATGCTCGATGATCCCCGGCCGGAGGAATTGCTGGTCGCCATAGCCCGCTTGCTGCGGGAGGACGTTGTTCCGAAATTGTCTGGCGCAACGGCTTTCCAGGCGCGCGTCGCGGCCAATGCGCTGGACTTGATAATGCGGCAGATCGCGGGTGAGGCCACTATCGACGCAGAAGAAAATGTGCGCCTCGCCGCGCTGCTGGGGCAGGATGGCACGACCGCCGATCTCAATCGCCTGCTCGCCGCGCGGCTGCGGGAGGGGGTGGTGGAGGCCGCCCTACCCGGCCTGATGGACCATTTATGGGAAACGACATTGGCGAAGATCGCGGTCGACCAGCCCGGCTACGCCAGCATCGCGCAGGCGCGGGCGATCCGGGCCGCCAGACAGCAGGAGAGGAAAGCCCCATGA